TCCGTTGAAGGGCTGGTTGGTCGCGAGCCAATATTTCTACAAGGCCGAAGAAGGAAAGCTGGCGCGGCTGGAAACGCCCGGTAACGACGACCTGCATCCGCATTCCGCATAGCCGGATCTATCTGGCTCGCATGTTCTTGGTTTCCTCACCGGGGCTCCGCACTGCCGCATACATGCCGGTGGTGCGGAATTCTGTAGGATTGATTCCGTAGGTGCGTCGGAAAGCCTTCGAGAAATAGTTGGCATCGTCGAATCCAGACATGATCGCCACTTCCTTGACCGGAATGAAGGCCGCCTTGGTCAAGAGCTTGGCGGCGCGTTGCATGCGCTGCTGCAGGACGAATTCCGCCGGCGGCAGACCTTCGCTGTCGGCGAAGACACGGGAGAAATGAGCGCGGCTGAGGCCGCTGACCCTGGCAAGTTCGCTGACCGGCAAGGGCTTCTCCAGATTGGCGTCGATATAGTCGATCACCGTCTGCATGGCGGATCGGTCAGTGGCGACGCCATGCGAACCGAAGACATCGTCATAAAGCGCCATTGCGGCCTCGTAGGCCACCGCCGAGGCGGAGGCAGGCGTGGTGGCGCCCCTGACAAGCCGCAGGCTGCAATCGGCAAGATGATCGATTGTCGATTGCTGCAGTTTCAAGAGTGGTCCTGCGGCATCCAGAATGAGGCGATGGATACGCAGGGCTTCCTCACCATTCATCGATATCCAGAAATACTCCCAGCGCTCGCCTTTTTCCAACCAGTAGCGATGATTGTGCGGCACCAGCACCATCAGCGTATCACCGGCGCCGAGACGGTAGTTGCGGTTTTCATAGCGTAGCCGGCCGCTGCCGCCGATCGTATGCTGCAGCACAGTGAACGGCGTCTGGCCGCGTCTGCGGCCGTCCCAATCATAAGGCTCGTTGTCCCTTATTTCGTAGCCGGCGCTTGTCGGCATGGCATGCAGCCGATGGCGTCCGCGTGGCAACGAGACAGTCCGCATGGTCTGGCCGTTCGTGATCAAATCTTGCAGCACAAAATTACCCTTGAAAGCATAATAGTTCTCTGGTCGGCCCGATGATTATAGGCATAATTCCGCTCAGAAAACAGCATGCACCTGCCGATGAGGACCGGCAGGAGGAGGAGAAAGTGTTGATTTTACTGTGTCGCGCCGCCTGTGCGATCATGGGATGAAAACACCATCCTCTTCTCCGCTGCTGATTGTTCGACCGACTTCAAGGTGAGGATCATGAGTTTCAAAATCGCCATTATCGGCGCAGGCAGCGTCGGCTTCACGAAAAAACTGTTCACCGACATTCTCTGCGTGCCGGAGTTCCGGGATGTCGAATTTGCGCTGACCGATGTCAGCGAGCACAATCTCACGATGATCAAGGCGATCCTCGATCGGATCGTCGAGGCGAACAAGTTGCCGACCCGAGTGACGGCGACGACGGAGCGCCGCAAGGCGCTGGACGGTGCACGCTACGTTATCAGTTGCGTGCGCGTCGGAGGGCTGGAAGCCTATGCCGAAGATATTCGCATTCCCTTGAAATACGGTATCGACCAATGCGTCGGCGACACGATTTGCGCCGGGGGCATTCTCTACGGCCAGCGCAACATTCCTGTCATTCTCGACTTCTGCAAGGACATCCGCAAGGTCGCTGAAAGCGGCGCGAAGTTCCTGAACTATGCCAACCCGATGGCGATGAACACCTGGGCGGCGATCGAATACGGCAAGGTCGATACGATCGGTCTCTGCCATGGCGTCCAGCACGGGGCCGAGCAGATTGCCGAAGTTCTCGGCGCCAAGGACAAATCGGAGCTCGACTACATCTGCTCGGGCATCAATCACCAGACCTGGTTCGTCGATCTGCGCCTCAATGGCCGCAAGATCGGTAAGGACGAGTTGATCGCCGCTTTCGAGGCGCATCCGGTTTATTCGCAGCAGGAGAAATTGCGCATCGACGTGCTGAAGCGTTTCGGCGTCTATTCCACCGAAAGCAACGGACATCTCTCGGAATACCTTCCCTGGTATCGCAAGCGGCCGGACGAGATCAACAAGTGGATCGACATGTCCGACTGGATCCACGGCGAGACGGGCGGCTATCTCCGCCATTCGACCGAGACTCGCAACTGGTTCGAGACGGAATTCCCGCAGATCCTCGAAAGCGCCTCGAAGCCCATCGATCCGGCCAAGCGCTCGAACGAGCATGCGAGCCACATTCTCGAGGCGCTGGAGACCAATCGTGTCTATCGCGGTCACTTCAACGTCAAGAACAACGGCGTCATCACCAATCTGCCTGCGGACGCCATCATTGAATCGCCCGGCTTTGTCGATCGCTTCGGCATCAACATGGTGGCTGGCGTCACGCTGCCGGAAGCCTGCGCCGCGACCTGCATTTCCTCGATCAACGTCCAGCGCATGTCCGTTCACGCCGCCGTCAGCGGTGATCTCGATTTGCTGAAACTCGCGGTTCTGCACGATCCGCTGGTCGGCGCCGTATCGACGCCGGAAGAGGTCTGGCAGATGGTCGACGAAATGATCGTGGCCGAGGCTCGCTGGCTGCCGCAATATGCACATGCGGTCGAAGGGGCGAAGGATCGTCTGTCGCGCAGCAATGTTAAGACCCGCGATTGGAAGGGTGCGGCCAGCCGTAACGTACGTTCGATCGAGGAGCTGAGAGCGGAAAAAGCAGCCATGAAGCAGGCTGGCTAAGGACCGGGCATTCGGGACTGGTTGGCTTCGGCGGGATTTTCAGGAGGAAACCTGCCAGCACGCCAGCCGGTGCCGTTGAATGGAGGAGTGCGGCGCACCTACGGGGCGCTCGCGACATTGGGAGAGAGAAAACGATGAGACATTTTCGACCGATAAGCATTCTTGCGGCGTTGACGATTGCCACATCGGCGATCGCCATGAGCGCCTATGCATCCGAACCGACAGTGCCGCCCGTACCGCCGGCCTTCCCGGCTGAAGGCAAGATCAAATATGTGGCACGCGACTCCATCCTGGAGTTCAAGGCGCTGCCGGAATATCACGAGCCAGCCTGGGTTACGGAAAAATTCGTGAAGACCGGCAAGTTGCCGCCCGTCACGGATCGCTTGCCGAAGGAACCGCTCGTTTTCAAAACCGGTAACATGCCAGACGGCATCGGTGTTTATGGCGACACGCTGCGTCACGTCATCGGCGGTCGGCCGGAAGGCTGGAACTACGGCGCCGGCCAGACCCAGGGATGGGGCGGCATCGATATCGGCCTCTCCGAATGCCTGACGCGCACTGCGCCGCTGTTCCAGGTCGAGGCGAAGGATACCGAGCCGCTGCCGAACCTCGCCAAGGGCTGGGAATGGTCGCCGGACGGCCACAAGCTCACCATGCATCTCATCGAAGGCGCGAAATGGTCCGATGGCGTGCCCTTCAATGCCGACGACATCATGTTCTATTGGGAAGACGAAGTCATCGATCCGAACGTCTCGCCGCTCGGCGGCGGCGCATCGCCGGAGGCTTTTGGCGAGGGCACGACGCTCAGGAAGATCGACGACTACACGATCGAGTGGACCTTCAAGGATGCCTTCCCGAAACAGTATCTCTACACGATGGCCTATCCGAACTTCTGCCCGGGCCCGTCGCATATTCTGAAGCCGCAGCATCCGAAATATTCGAAGAATACCTACGACCAGTTCAAGAATGCCTTCCCGCCGGAATATATGAACATGCCGGTCATGGGTGCGTGGGTGCCGGTCGAGTACCGATCCGATGACATTATCGTGCTCCGCCGCAACCCCTATTACTGGAAGGTCGACGAGAAGGGCAATCAACTGCCTTACCTCAACGAGCTGCACTACAAGCTTTCGACCTGGGCCGATCGCGACGTGCAGGCAGTTGCCGGCTCCGGCGACCTCTCCAATCTGGAGCAGCCGGAAAACTTCGTCGCTTCGCTGAAGCGCGCTGCCCAACCGGACGCCCCGGCGCGTCTCGCCTTCGGTCCGCGCCTTATCGGCTATAATCTGCAGATGAACTTCTCCGCCAATGGCTGGGGTAACCCGGACGCCCGCGGTCAGGCCATTCGCGAGCTGAACCGCAACGAGGATTTCCGCAAGGCCGTGACCATGGCGCTCGATCGCAAGGCGATCGGTGACTCCCTGGTAAAAGGGCCGTTTACGGCGATCTATCCCGGCGGTCTGTCCTCGGGCACCAGCTTCTACGACCGCAATTCGACGGTCTACTACCCGTTCGATCTGAAGGGCGCCAAGGCACTGCTTGCCAAGGCGGGCCTCAAGGACACGGATGGAGACGGCATCGTCAACTTCCCGGCGGGCACCGCCGACGGCAAGGATGTCGAGATCACGCTGCTGGTCAACAATGACTACACGACCGACAAGAGCCTTGCCGAGGGTGTCGTAGCGCAGATGGAAAAGCTCGGGCTTCGCGTGATTATCAACGCGCTCGACGGACCGAAGCGCGATGATGCCAATTATAGCGGTCGCTTCGACTGGATGGTCCGGCGCAACACCACGGAACTGGCCTCGGTGGTGCAGAACACCGAACAGCTCGCTCCGGTCGGTCCGCGCACGAGCTGGAATCACCGCGCGCCCGAAAGCGGCCAGTTGGACCTGATGCCCTTCGAGAAGGAGATGGTCGACGTCGTCAACAAGTTCACGACCTCGCAGAATAGCGACGAGCGTGTGGCCCTGATGAAGCAGTACCAGAAACTCTCGACCGAGCATCTCTACAATATCGGTCTGACGGAATATCCGGGCGCGCTTATCATCAACAAGCGCTTCTCGAACGTTCCTCCGGGTACGCCGATCTTCATGTTCAACTGGGCTGAAGACTCCATCATTCGTGAGCGCATGTGGGTCGCGGCTGACAAGCAGGGCAAATACGAACTGTTCCCCGAGCAGCTTCCGGGTGCGCCGGGCAGCGCAGGTCCGATCAACTAATGGAGCCGGGCAGTCGGCCATCAGGCCGGCTGCCCGCCTCAAGCCAAAAATTCCGGCTGCATTGCGATGCAGCCGGGCAAAGCTGAACCCAGCCGGTCCGTGCTATCCTCAGGGGATGCAGACCACCGGCGGCAAGAAGAGAAGCGAACCGTCCCATGTTGCGATTCCTGCTCGTGCGCATAGCCTCTGCCATACCCGTGCTCGTCATTCTGAGCGTGGTGACTTTTGCGATCATCCAGGCGCCGCCTGGGGATTATGCAGACTTCATCCGCTCGCAGTTGATGAACCAGGGGGGCGCGTCCTTCGCCCAGGCCGACGAGCAGGCGCAAATCTATCGTCATGAACACGGGCTCGATAAGCCGCTGGTCATACAATATTTCAATTGGATTGGCGGCATCGTCACCAAGGGCGATTTCGGCTACAGCATGTTCTACAACAAGCCCGTGGCCGACGTCGTCGGAGAGCGCCTGCCGCGGACCCTGGCACTTGCGCTTGTTTGCCATCTCTTCGCTTCCGTTCTCGGCATCGGCTTCGGCATATGGGCCGCTACCAGGCAATATAGCTGGATCGACAGCCTGCTTTCCGGCATCTCATTTCTCGGCATGACGGTGCCGCGCTTCCTGATGGCGCTGATCATCGTCTATATCCTCGTCTTCCAACTCAACGTCTCGGAAATCGGCAGCTTCTATTCGCCGCAATATGGTGGGGCGCCGTGGTCCTGGGCCAAGTTCGTCGATCTGGTCAAGCATGTCTGGCCGGTCGTGGCGATCGCCACCTTCGGCGGGCTTGCCTATAATATGCGCGTCATGCGCGGCAATCTGCTCGACACGCTGAATGCGCAATATGTCGAGACCGCCCGCGCCAAAGGCCTCTCCGGCGGCGCCGTCGTCATGCGTCATGCGGTACCGAACGCCTTGCATCCGCTTGTCATGTATCAGGGTGTCGTGTTGCCCTACATGCTGACCGGCGAGATCGAAACCGCCATTATTTTTGCGCTGCCGACCGTAGGGCCGGCGATCGTCGGCTCGATGGCGATCGGCGATGTCTATGTCACTGCCACCTTCATGATGGTGCTGTCGGCGACGCTGATTGTCGGCAACATCATTGCCGACATGCTGCTCGCCTTGCTCGATCCCCGCGTCCGTCAACAGGGAGGGATCCACTGATGCTCGCCTTCAGCACATCCGCGCCGCCGCTCGATGAAAACAAGATCAAGCCGAAAAGCGGCAATGAGAGCTACATCGCGCTTGTCTGGCGTCGCCTGAAACGCTCGTGGACAGGCATGGGCGGCCTGATCCTGGTTATCCTCTTGCTGCTGATGTCGCTCTTCGCCGAATTCATCGCCCCTGACGATCCCAAGGCGACCGATACCGGCTTTGCGCCGCCGCAAGTCATCAGCTTCCACGACAAGGACGGCAATTTCGTCTTCCAGCCGAGGGTCTATGCGCTGGCCGAAACCGATGAGCTTGACCCGGTCACGTTTCAGCCGATCGTCGGGCCGGACTACAACAATCCGCGTCTGCTCGGCTTTTTCGTCAAGGGCGCGCCCTATGACCTGTTTGGCCTGATCCCAGGCAACCGCCACCTCTTCGGCTCGACCGATGGCCGGCCGGTGCATTTCCTCGGCACCGACAAATTCGGCCGCGATGTGCTCTCGCGCGCCATCTACGGCTCTCGCATCTCGTTGATGATCGCGCTGACTGTGGTTGCCATCGTCACCATCGTCGGCACCACCGTCGGCATGGTCTCGGGCTATTTCGGCGGCACGCTGGATGCCTGGATCCAGCGTTTTGTCGAGCTGGTGCTGGCCTTTCCGCAATTGCCGCTCTATCTGGCGCTGACCTCATTGATCCCCGTGACGGCGCCGACCAACGTCTTCCTCGCCTTCGTCATCATCGTCATGTCGGCACTCGGCTGGGCGCAGATGTCGCGAGAAGTGCGCGGTAAGACGTTGGCCCTGGCGCGGATCGACTATGTGCGCGCCGCCATGGCGGTTGGGGCGACGGATCGACGTATCATCCTGCAGCACATTTTTCCGAATGTGATGAGCCATGTCATCGTCACCGTGACGCTGGCAATTCCGAGCGTCGTGCTGCTCGAATCCTTCCTTGGCTTCCTTGGCTTCGCGGTCAAGCCGCCACTGATCTCTTGGGGGCTAATGCTGCAGGATACGTCCACCTATTCGGTCATCGGCTCCTATCCCTGGATCCTATCGCCCGTCGCCTTCGTGCTCGTCACCGTCTTCGCATTCAATGCGCTCGGCGACGGTCTGCGCGACGCCATCGATCCCTATTGAGAGGAGACGGACCATGGCTCTCGCACTCGTCAATCCCTTCGCCCCCGATATCAGGCTCGATGCGGCCAATAAGACCGTGCCGCCCGTCATCGACGCCCGCAACGTTGCTGTCAAATTCAAGGTGGAAGATGGCATCGTCGACGCCGTCAAGGACATTTCCTTCCAGCTCTACCGGGGTGAGACCATCGCGATTGTCGGTGAATCCGGCTCGGGAAAATCGGTGACCGCCCGCACGGTGATGGGGTTGCTTACCAAACGCGCCGTCGTCTCGGAGAAATCCACGGTCAGCTATGACGGCAAGAATGTG
The nucleotide sequence above comes from Rhizobium sp. CB3090. Encoded proteins:
- a CDS encoding AraC family transcriptional regulator; translation: MRTVSLPRGRHRLHAMPTSAGYEIRDNEPYDWDGRRRGQTPFTVLQHTIGGSGRLRYENRNYRLGAGDTLMVLVPHNHRYWLEKGERWEYFWISMNGEEALRIHRLILDAAGPLLKLQQSTIDHLADCSLRLVRGATTPASASAVAYEAAMALYDDVFGSHGVATDRSAMQTVIDYIDANLEKPLPVSELARVSGLSRAHFSRVFADSEGLPPAEFVLQQRMQRAAKLLTKAAFIPVKEVAIMSGFDDANYFSKAFRRTYGINPTEFRTTGMYAAVRSPGEETKNMRAR
- a CDS encoding ABC transporter substrate-binding protein, yielding MRHFRPISILAALTIATSAIAMSAYASEPTVPPVPPAFPAEGKIKYVARDSILEFKALPEYHEPAWVTEKFVKTGKLPPVTDRLPKEPLVFKTGNMPDGIGVYGDTLRHVIGGRPEGWNYGAGQTQGWGGIDIGLSECLTRTAPLFQVEAKDTEPLPNLAKGWEWSPDGHKLTMHLIEGAKWSDGVPFNADDIMFYWEDEVIDPNVSPLGGGASPEAFGEGTTLRKIDDYTIEWTFKDAFPKQYLYTMAYPNFCPGPSHILKPQHPKYSKNTYDQFKNAFPPEYMNMPVMGAWVPVEYRSDDIIVLRRNPYYWKVDEKGNQLPYLNELHYKLSTWADRDVQAVAGSGDLSNLEQPENFVASLKRAAQPDAPARLAFGPRLIGYNLQMNFSANGWGNPDARGQAIRELNRNEDFRKAVTMALDRKAIGDSLVKGPFTAIYPGGLSSGTSFYDRNSTVYYPFDLKGAKALLAKAGLKDTDGDGIVNFPAGTADGKDVEITLLVNNDYTTDKSLAEGVVAQMEKLGLRVIINALDGPKRDDANYSGRFDWMVRRNTTELASVVQNTEQLAPVGPRTSWNHRAPESGQLDLMPFEKEMVDVVNKFTTSQNSDERVALMKQYQKLSTEHLYNIGLTEYPGALIINKRFSNVPPGTPIFMFNWAEDSIIRERMWVAADKQGKYELFPEQLPGAPGSAGPIN
- a CDS encoding alpha-glucosidase/alpha-galactosidase; amino-acid sequence: MSFKIAIIGAGSVGFTKKLFTDILCVPEFRDVEFALTDVSEHNLTMIKAILDRIVEANKLPTRVTATTERRKALDGARYVISCVRVGGLEAYAEDIRIPLKYGIDQCVGDTICAGGILYGQRNIPVILDFCKDIRKVAESGAKFLNYANPMAMNTWAAIEYGKVDTIGLCHGVQHGAEQIAEVLGAKDKSELDYICSGINHQTWFVDLRLNGRKIGKDELIAAFEAHPVYSQQEKLRIDVLKRFGVYSTESNGHLSEYLPWYRKRPDEINKWIDMSDWIHGETGGYLRHSTETRNWFETEFPQILESASKPIDPAKRSNEHASHILEALETNRVYRGHFNVKNNGVITNLPADAIIESPGFVDRFGINMVAGVTLPEACAATCISSINVQRMSVHAAVSGDLDLLKLAVLHDPLVGAVSTPEEVWQMVDEMIVAEARWLPQYAHAVEGAKDRLSRSNVKTRDWKGAASRNVRSIEELRAEKAAMKQAG
- a CDS encoding ABC transporter permease; the protein is MLAFSTSAPPLDENKIKPKSGNESYIALVWRRLKRSWTGMGGLILVILLLLMSLFAEFIAPDDPKATDTGFAPPQVISFHDKDGNFVFQPRVYALAETDELDPVTFQPIVGPDYNNPRLLGFFVKGAPYDLFGLIPGNRHLFGSTDGRPVHFLGTDKFGRDVLSRAIYGSRISLMIALTVVAIVTIVGTTVGMVSGYFGGTLDAWIQRFVELVLAFPQLPLYLALTSLIPVTAPTNVFLAFVIIVMSALGWAQMSREVRGKTLALARIDYVRAAMAVGATDRRIILQHIFPNVMSHVIVTVTLAIPSVVLLESFLGFLGFAVKPPLISWGLMLQDTSTYSVIGSYPWILSPVAFVLVTVFAFNALGDGLRDAIDPY
- a CDS encoding ABC transporter permease, translated to MLRFLLVRIASAIPVLVILSVVTFAIIQAPPGDYADFIRSQLMNQGGASFAQADEQAQIYRHEHGLDKPLVIQYFNWIGGIVTKGDFGYSMFYNKPVADVVGERLPRTLALALVCHLFASVLGIGFGIWAATRQYSWIDSLLSGISFLGMTVPRFLMALIIVYILVFQLNVSEIGSFYSPQYGGAPWSWAKFVDLVKHVWPVVAIATFGGLAYNMRVMRGNLLDTLNAQYVETARAKGLSGGAVVMRHAVPNALHPLVMYQGVVLPYMLTGEIETAIIFALPTVGPAIVGSMAIGDVYVTATFMMVLSATLIVGNIIADMLLALLDPRVRQQGGIH